The proteins below are encoded in one region of Streptomyces roseirectus:
- a CDS encoding alpha-L-fucosidase codes for MSSARLSRRSVMKAAALAGGVAAFGLPQALWPATAEAYPVPAKMEWWYRARFGMFIHFGSYSHLGHGEWAFYNENWAKAPYQTQVSEPFDPADFDAAAIAELAANAGMKYLVITAKHHEGYAMWDSDVAGFTDTTGTRQYNLHDYSGHRADVLAELKRECESRGVRFGLYYSIMDWSHGSQVANHTTNFSTMTLAARGAYIADMKAQLRELLDRYDPAVLWFDGDWCGNPATPTPDDWWIERDGQDLYDWLISRKPDLVVNERVKRDLGLGDFMCPEEKVPPAPLERPWETCVTMNGAWGYNQARENSYRSVRDLLREYVTVVSRDGNYLLNVGPKGDGTLTPGTVNVLNGFAAWMRTYGDSIHGTSGSPFAAEPSWGKVTKKDGKLFAHVFTWPADGVLRIPAVHNTVTRAYLLNNPAVSLAYTAGAGTIDVTVPAGAPHPDVSVVCVEVTGMPAVLADGVYRLVCANSGKALDNGDVTTDGGPVVQWTPNGGTPQQWRLTHAGHGYYTLVSARSGKALDNGGVTTEGAKAVQRTPGTGASQQWAVSALGGGRYKLVNRHSGKALDNGNVRTEGSAVVQWTSNSGTPQQWGVTRTGN; via the coding sequence ATGTCCTCAGCCCGTCTCAGCAGACGTTCCGTGATGAAGGCCGCCGCGCTGGCCGGGGGAGTGGCGGCCTTCGGGCTGCCGCAGGCCCTGTGGCCCGCCACGGCCGAGGCGTACCCGGTCCCGGCGAAGATGGAGTGGTGGTACCGGGCCAGGTTCGGGATGTTCATCCACTTCGGCTCCTACTCCCACCTCGGCCACGGCGAGTGGGCGTTCTACAACGAGAACTGGGCCAAGGCCCCCTACCAGACCCAGGTCAGCGAGCCGTTCGACCCGGCCGACTTCGACGCCGCCGCCATCGCCGAACTCGCCGCGAACGCCGGCATGAAGTACCTCGTGATCACCGCCAAGCACCACGAGGGCTACGCGATGTGGGACTCGGACGTGGCGGGCTTCACCGACACCACCGGCACCCGGCAGTACAACCTGCACGACTACAGCGGCCACCGGGCCGACGTCCTCGCGGAGCTGAAGCGCGAGTGCGAGAGCCGGGGCGTCCGCTTCGGCCTGTACTACTCGATCATGGACTGGAGCCACGGGTCCCAGGTCGCCAACCACACCACCAACTTCTCCACCATGACCCTGGCCGCCCGCGGCGCCTACATCGCCGACATGAAGGCCCAGTTGCGGGAGCTGCTGGACCGCTACGACCCCGCCGTCCTGTGGTTCGACGGCGACTGGTGCGGCAACCCGGCCACCCCCACCCCCGACGACTGGTGGATCGAGCGGGACGGCCAGGACCTGTACGACTGGCTGATCAGCCGCAAGCCCGACCTCGTCGTGAACGAGCGGGTCAAACGCGACCTCGGCCTCGGCGACTTCATGTGCCCGGAGGAGAAGGTCCCCCCGGCGCCGCTGGAACGCCCCTGGGAGACCTGCGTCACCATGAACGGCGCCTGGGGCTACAACCAGGCCCGGGAGAACTCCTACCGATCGGTGCGCGACCTCCTGCGCGAGTACGTCACCGTCGTCTCCCGCGACGGCAACTACCTCCTCAACGTCGGCCCCAAGGGCGACGGCACCCTCACCCCGGGCACCGTGAACGTCCTGAACGGCTTCGCCGCCTGGATGCGCACCTACGGCGACAGCATCCACGGCACCAGCGGCAGCCCCTTCGCCGCCGAACCCTCCTGGGGCAAGGTCACCAAGAAGGACGGCAAGCTCTTCGCCCACGTCTTCACCTGGCCCGCCGATGGCGTGCTGCGCATCCCGGCGGTCCACAACACCGTCACCCGCGCCTACCTGCTGAACAACCCCGCCGTCTCCCTCGCGTACACCGCCGGCGCCGGCACCATCGACGTCACCGTCCCGGCCGGCGCGCCCCACCCGGACGTCTCCGTCGTCTGTGTCGAGGTCACCGGCATGCCCGCCGTCCTCGCCGACGGCGTCTACCGGCTGGTGTGCGCCAACAGCGGCAAGGCCCTCGACAACGGCGACGTCACCACCGACGGCGGTCCGGTGGTCCAGTGGACCCCCAACGGCGGCACACCCCAGCAGTGGCGGCTCACCCACGCCGGGCACGGCTACTACACGCTGGTCAGCGCCCGCAGCGGCAAGGCCCTCGACAACGGCGGCGTCACCACCGAGGGCGCCAAGGCCGTCCAGCGCACGCCCGGCACCGGGGCCTCGCAGCAGTGGGCGGTCTCCGCGCTCGGCGGGGGCCGCTACAAGCTCGTCAACCGCCACAGCGGCAAGGCGCTGGACAACGGCAACGTCAGGACCGAGGGGAGCGCGGTCGTCCAGTGGACCTCCAACTCCGGTACCCCGCAGCAGTGGGGGGTGACCAGGACCGGGAACTGA
- a CDS encoding TetR/AcrR family transcriptional regulator, which produces MTGSVAPGRPRSESARVAVLHAVDDLLVEVGYSAMTMKGIAERAGVGRMTVYRWWPTKAHILVEACAEDARGELAVTAHADPVRTLTDFLAGLAAFLTASPAGAAYRALLGEAQHDPEVGRLVADADLLGAPARVVLDHVRSRLGAVPEDRFAVAELCGPLALSVMTGAPAPARPALRAMARRLATAWA; this is translated from the coding sequence ATGACTGGTTCCGTCGCCCCCGGGCGCCCGCGCAGCGAGAGCGCCCGTGTCGCCGTCCTGCACGCCGTCGACGATCTGCTCGTGGAGGTCGGCTACTCCGCGATGACCATGAAGGGCATCGCGGAGCGCGCCGGGGTGGGGCGGATGACCGTGTACCGGTGGTGGCCGACCAAGGCGCACATCCTGGTCGAAGCCTGTGCCGAGGACGCGCGCGGCGAGCTGGCCGTCACCGCCCACGCCGACCCGGTCCGCACGTTGACCGACTTCCTGGCCGGGCTGGCCGCCTTCCTCACGGCCTCACCGGCGGGCGCCGCCTACCGGGCGCTGCTGGGGGAAGCCCAGCACGATCCGGAGGTCGGCCGTCTCGTCGCCGACGCCGACCTGCTGGGGGCGCCGGCCCGCGTCGTGCTGGACCACGTCCGCTCCCGCCTCGGCGCGGTGCCGGAGGACCGGTTCGCCGTCGCCGAACTGTGCGGGCCGCTCGCCCTGTCGGTGATGACGGGCGCGCCCGCGCCCGCGCGGCCGGCCCTGCGCGCGATGGCCCGCCGGCTCGCCACGGCCTGGGCCTGA
- a CDS encoding (2Fe-2S)-binding protein, with protein sequence MPDHDKHDDTDEAPIARHSRRTVLKASGFTLVATGGAPITTAQDGERPAPPAPTADVTLDVNGTTHHLTVEARMTLLETLRERLGLTGTKKGCDRGECGACTVLVDGRRVKSCLTLAVMEDGREITTVEGLARGEQLHPVQEAFIRRDAFQCGFCTPGQIMSAVACVDEGHTGSDDEIREWMSGNLCRCGCYPNIVDAVRDAAREHA encoded by the coding sequence ATGCCCGACCACGACAAACACGACGACACCGACGAAGCACCCATCGCCCGGCACAGCCGCCGGACCGTACTCAAGGCGAGCGGGTTCACCCTGGTCGCCACCGGCGGTGCGCCGATCACCACCGCCCAAGACGGCGAACGACCCGCGCCACCCGCACCGACCGCCGACGTGACGCTCGACGTCAACGGCACAACCCATCACCTCACCGTCGAGGCCCGCATGACCCTCCTGGAGACCCTGCGCGAACGCCTCGGCCTGACGGGCACGAAGAAGGGCTGCGACCGGGGCGAGTGCGGCGCCTGCACGGTCCTCGTCGACGGCCGGCGCGTCAAGTCCTGCCTGACCCTCGCGGTCATGGAGGACGGCCGGGAGATCACCACCGTCGAAGGGCTGGCCCGAGGCGAGCAACTGCACCCCGTGCAGGAGGCGTTCATCCGCCGGGACGCCTTCCAGTGCGGGTTCTGCACCCCCGGACAGATCATGTCCGCCGTCGCCTGCGTCGACGAGGGCCACACGGGCTCCGACGACGAGATCCGGGAGTGGATGAGCGGCAACCTCTGCCGGTGCGGCTGCTATCCGAACATCGTCGACGCCGTACGGGACGCGGCGAGGGAGCACGCGTGA
- a CDS encoding FAD binding domain-containing protein gives MKPFDYTRTTRASEAVRLVAARPQGAFVAGGTELLNLVKDQVVAPDLVVDISRLPLSGVELRDGTLRVGALARMREVADHADVRTAFPVLAQALLASASPQIRNRATIGGNLMQRTRCWYYRDAGSPCNKRAPGSGCPALTGQNRRHAIHGGSGHCIAVHPSDLAVALTALRATVIVLGPQGTRAVPLEDFYLLPGTTPHKETALRHGELITEVTVPASRPARHSRYLKLRDRATFEFAVVSVAAALTMDDGEVSDARLAFGGIAPRPWRSAEAEEALRGRPLTGATIESAARALLSGARPRRHNAFKAELVRRALADVLTGLGGGR, from the coding sequence ATGAAACCGTTCGACTACACACGCACGACACGCGCGTCCGAGGCCGTACGCCTGGTGGCGGCCCGCCCGCAGGGCGCGTTCGTCGCGGGCGGCACCGAACTGCTGAACCTCGTCAAGGACCAGGTCGTCGCCCCGGACCTGGTCGTGGACATCAGCCGGCTCCCGCTGTCCGGCGTCGAACTGCGCGACGGCACGTTACGCGTGGGGGCGCTGGCCCGGATGCGCGAGGTCGCCGACCACGCGGACGTCCGCACGGCGTTCCCCGTCCTCGCCCAGGCGCTGCTGGCCTCCGCCTCCCCGCAGATCCGCAACCGGGCCACCATCGGCGGGAACCTCATGCAGCGCACGCGGTGCTGGTACTACCGCGACGCCGGCAGCCCCTGCAACAAGCGCGCACCCGGCAGCGGATGCCCGGCTCTCACCGGGCAGAACCGCCGGCACGCGATCCACGGCGGCAGCGGCCACTGCATCGCCGTCCACCCCTCCGACCTCGCGGTCGCACTGACGGCTCTGCGGGCCACCGTGATCGTCCTCGGCCCGCAGGGCACCCGTGCCGTCCCGCTGGAGGACTTCTACCTCCTGCCAGGCACGACCCCGCACAAGGAGACGGCACTGCGCCACGGCGAGCTGATCACCGAGGTCACCGTCCCCGCGAGCCGCCCCGCCCGCCACTCCCGCTACCTCAAGCTGCGCGACCGGGCGACGTTCGAGTTCGCCGTCGTCTCCGTGGCCGCGGCGCTGACCATGGACGACGGCGAGGTGAGCGACGCCCGCCTCGCCTTCGGGGGCATCGCCCCGCGGCCCTGGCGCTCGGCCGAGGCCGAAGAGGCCCTGCGCGGACGGCCGTTGACCGGCGCCACCATCGAGTCGGCCGCCCGAGCACTGCTCAGCGGCGCGCGACCCCGCAGGCACAACGCGTTCAAGGCCGAGCTGGTACGCCGTGCCCTGGCCGACGTCCTGACCGGCCTGGGAGGCGGGCGATGA